In Erythrobacter litoralis HTCC2594, a single genomic region encodes these proteins:
- a CDS encoding pilus assembly protein CpaE, translating into MNAPWNAGMPGNRDPFAAYICDDTALDILRPVVIEMGWAPEKCNKGGLRNAVQSLSVSASPNILMVDLSESGDPLNDINALAEVCEPGTVVVAIGQVNDVRLYRDLLASGIHDYLLKPLSAGQLRDSLNQAQAVFAAPKAGDGETVKRHISTAVVGTRGGVGASMLSTSLAWLFSDEHKMPTALLDLDVHFGTGALALDLEPGRGLTDAIDNPSRIDGLFIERAMIRANDNLAILSAEAPINAPLMTDGSAFVQLEEEFRQAFEMTVIDLPRNMLINFPHLLADVNVVALATEMTLASARDTIRILSWLKTNAAHAVPIVIANKVQSGVAEISKADFEASIERSIDFTVPYDVKSAANAAKLGQVFVDANPGAKSTQVVRQLAERIIGAGDEDGEDGAPQKKSLLGGFDFKSLLKKKEPAAEKAEAE; encoded by the coding sequence ATGAACGCCCCATGGAACGCCGGTATGCCCGGCAATCGTGATCCTTTCGCAGCCTATATTTGCGATGACACCGCGCTGGACATCCTGCGCCCGGTCGTCATCGAAATGGGCTGGGCTCCGGAAAAGTGCAACAAGGGCGGCCTGCGCAATGCGGTCCAGTCGCTATCGGTTTCGGCCAGTCCGAACATCCTGATGGTCGACCTGTCGGAAAGCGGAGATCCGCTGAACGACATCAATGCCCTGGCCGAAGTTTGCGAACCCGGCACGGTCGTGGTCGCAATCGGCCAGGTCAATGACGTGCGCCTGTATCGCGACCTGCTTGCGAGCGGCATCCACGACTACCTGCTCAAGCCGCTGTCGGCCGGCCAGCTGCGCGATTCGCTGAACCAGGCCCAGGCCGTGTTCGCTGCGCCCAAGGCGGGTGACGGCGAAACCGTCAAGCGCCACATCTCGACCGCGGTTGTCGGCACACGTGGGGGGGTCGGCGCTTCGATGCTCTCGACTTCGCTCGCATGGCTGTTCAGCGATGAACACAAGATGCCAACTGCATTGCTCGATCTCGACGTGCATTTCGGCACCGGTGCGCTCGCGCTCGATCTCGAACCGGGCCGCGGCCTGACCGACGCGATCGACAACCCGAGCCGCATCGACGGCCTGTTCATCGAACGCGCCATGATCCGCGCCAACGACAACCTCGCCATCCTATCGGCAGAAGCGCCCATCAATGCGCCGCTGATGACCGACGGTTCGGCATTCGTGCAGCTGGAGGAGGAATTCCGCCAGGCGTTCGAAATGACGGTGATCGACCTGCCGCGCAACATGCTGATCAATTTTCCGCACCTGCTCGCCGACGTGAACGTCGTCGCGCTCGCAACGGAAATGACGCTTGCTTCCGCGCGCGACACGATCCGCATCCTGTCGTGGCTCAAGACCAACGCTGCCCACGCGGTACCGATCGTGATCGCCAACAAGGTGCAATCGGGCGTTGCCGAAATCAGCAAGGCCGATTTCGAAGCCTCGATCGAACGCAGCATCGATTTCACCGTCCCTTACGATGTGAAATCCGCCGCCAACGCCGCCAAGCTCGGCCAGGTCTTCGTCGATGCCAACCCGGGCGCAAAGTCGACCCAGGTCGTGCGCCAGCTCGCCGAACGCATCATCGGTGCGGGCGACGAGGACGGTGAAGACGGCGCGCCGCAGAAGAAATCGCTTCTCGGCGGCTTCGACTTCAAGTCGCTGCTGAAAAAGAAAGAGCCCGCAGCCGAGAAGGCTGAGGCCGAGTAA
- a CDS encoding CpaD family pilus assembly protein, protein MPKLTRKLAGVLTLTVGLSLAACGGMPQNRTMYSTKQPVVERTNYTLDVRTGPGGLSIPEQQRLSGWFEAMNLRYGDRVSIEDPMLSGSTKDAISQLAGRHGILVSDGAPVTSGYVEPGSARVVITRSSASVPGCPDWSVKSEMNYTNGTHPGYGCAINGNLAAMVADPEDLVKGDEGSGETYVRRGSKAVEAYRAKAPEGVGALPSAGGTGG, encoded by the coding sequence ATGCCCAAACTGACTAGGAAACTTGCCGGGGTACTCACCCTGACTGTCGGCCTCTCGCTTGCCGCCTGCGGTGGCATGCCGCAGAACCGCACGATGTATTCCACCAAGCAGCCGGTGGTCGAGCGTACGAACTATACGCTCGATGTTCGCACCGGTCCGGGTGGCCTTTCGATCCCCGAGCAGCAGCGGCTCTCCGGCTGGTTCGAAGCCATGAACCTGCGCTACGGCGATCGCGTGTCGATCGAAGATCCGATGCTCAGCGGCTCTACCAAGGATGCGATCTCGCAGCTTGCCGGGCGTCATGGGATCCTCGTGAGCGACGGTGCGCCGGTCACGTCGGGCTATGTCGAGCCGGGCAGCGCCCGCGTCGTCATCACCCGTTCCAGCGCTTCGGTCCCGGGTTGTCCCGATTGGTCGGTCAAGTCCGAGATGAACTACACCAATGGCACGCACCCCGGTTACGGCTGCGCGATCAACGGCAATCTCGCCGCAATGGTCGCCGATCCGGAAGACCTGGTGAAGGGCGACGAGGGCTCCGGCGAAACATATGTGCGTCGCGGCTCGAAAGCTGTCGAAGCCTATCGCGCTAAAGCACCCGAAGGCGTGGGCGCACTGCCCTCGGCCGGCGGCACGGGAGGATAA